CAGTACTGAAAAAATATCAAAATTAGGGGGCCAACGCGTGGGTCTTTTTAGTAAATTTTCCTTATCGCGGGATATGGGTATTGACCTTGGTACCGCAAACACCCTCGTTTATGTATCAGGTAAAGGCATTGTTCTGCAAGAACCTTCCGTAGTGGCGATTGACCTAAACGAAAAGGTTCCAATAGCAGTTGGAGAAGAAGCAAAAAAAATGCTCGGTCGCACACCTGCGAATGTAATTGCAGTGCGCCCCTTGCGTGATGGTGTCATCGCTGACTTCGATACAGCAGAAGTGATGCTAAAAAGCTTTATCCAAAGAGTCAACGAGGGCAAATCTCTAGTATTACCAAGAATTGTCATTGGTATTCCTAGTGGGGTAACAGGGGTAGAAAGAAGAGCTGTCATGGATGCGGCTTCTCAAGCTGGGGCAAGAGAAGTTTACTTGATTGATGAACCAGTGGCTGCAGCAATTGGGGCAGGACTACCTGTCACTGAAGCAACAGGCAATATGATTATTGATATTGGTGGCGGGACAACAGAAGTTGCCGTGTTGAGCCTGCAAGGGACAGTGCTTTCTGAATCAGTACGTATTGCTGGAGATGAACTGACCGAAGCCATCATGCAGTATCTGAAGAAAGTTCATAACCTAGTCATAGGGGAACGTACTGCTGAAGACATCAAAATTCGCATAGGATCAGCATATCCCACTCATGATGATGATGAGGCCATGATGGAAGTTCGAGGCTTGCACCTGCTTTCTGGTTTACCGCGAACTGTCACAATTAAAGGGCCAGAAGTACGTGAAAGTATGTCGGAACCTTTGTTGGTGATTATCGAAGCGGTGAAGCGGACTTTGGAACGCATCCCGCCAGAGTTGGCATCAGATATCATTGACCGAGGAATTATGCTAGCTGGTGGAGGTGCGCTGCTCAAAGGAGTAGATACCTTAATCAGCCATGAGACTGGAATAGTAACGCACATCGCTACTGACCCATTAAGCTGTGTTGTTATGGGCACAGGTCGTGTGTTAGAAAATTTCAAGCAGATGGAAAGAATTTTCAGCGGGCGTTCTCGCAATATGTAACACAAGCGCTATTAGATATTGGGTTCGATAGCGTTGCGGGAATCCAATATCTTAATTTATATTACAGCTAAAAAAGGTTTCTTATGTTTACGGCACGTCGGTGGTGGGAGCGCAGAGGATTACAAATAGGGTTGCTAGGTATAGTTGTTGGTGGTGCTTGGGTGCTTCGACAAACTCAAGGTGCTCTAATGTTTGAGATATATGAAGGGATAACCCGTCCAATTCAGATGTTGCAGACACCACCTGCTCAAGAAGAACGTTTCAAAGGTGGTCAGCTTTTGGAACTGCAAACCCAGATCACAGAACTGAAAAACCAAAATAAAAAGTTAAAACAGTTATTAAGCTACGTAGAAAAAGAACCTCCATCATCCCGCCCCATTGTCGCGCGAGTAATGACGCGTGGTGCTGACAACTGGTGGCAACAAGTGACTCTCAATCGTGGAAGCCTTGCAGGTATTCAGGAAGGTTATATCGTTAAGGCTGATGGTGGATTGGCGGGTCTGATAGAAAGCGTAACTCCCAATACTAGCCGTGTGCTGTTAATTAGTGATCTCAAGAGTCAAGTTGGTGTAACAGTCAGCCGCACAGGGGCAAAGGGTGTTTTGCGAGGAGATTCCTCTGCTGATGGAGTCCTGGAATTTTATGAAAAAGTCCCAAATGTAAAACCTGGAGACGTAGTTACTACATCTACCTATAGTCAGAAGTTTCCTTCCGGATTGGCTATCGGACGAGTGAAGTCTTTAGATTTAAAGAAACTTCCCGCATCAGTGGGGAAAGTGGAACTTTTCCCGTCGATACGCTCTTTGGATTGGGTGGCGGTATATCCTAAACCACAAACTCAGAAACCAGAAAATGTCGGTTCTGTCAATCAAAAGTCAGAAAAATCTAAATGAAACAATGAGGACTCCTCAATTACAAAGCACTAGCAAAAAGAAGCCAAAACCGCCAAGACGAAAACCCAAAATTCAAATCGTCGCGCTTTCTCGTTGGCACCCGCGCTTACGTCAGTTCACTGATTGGGCGATCATAACTGGATCAGTCATGTTATGCTTACTGATGCTGTTAATCCGAATTCCTGGTATGGAATTATTGGGAATAGGACCAAACTGGCCTGTGATTTGGGTAGTAGCTTGGAGTGTCAAGCGCTCAGCTTTTAGTGGCGCATTCGCAGGTGTTGTTTTGGGTTTACTACAAGATGCTATGACATCACCTGATCCAACTCATGCTTTGAGTTTGGCGGTGGTTGGAAGTCTAACTGGTCTGTTGCAGAAGCAGCGTTTTATACAAGAAGATTTTATTTCTATTGCCTTAATTGTCTTTGGTATGGCACTATGGTCAGAGACAATTTTTGCATCGCAGTTGATTTTAATGGGCGATCGCAATCCGGCAGATGTCTGGGCATATTTTCAAAAAGTCGCTCTTGCCTCTGCCATTCTCAGTAGCCTCTGGGCACCAGTACTTTATTTTCCCCTAAATCGCTGGTGGCAGCAACTAAAATTAGCACAACAGTCATAAATCAGTGAAGAAGAATTCACCAATTCAGAAATCTTCTAACAAAGTACCAAGTGCGGAGTGTGGATAATCTGGGTTTAAACCCACAAAGGAGTGAGGAGTGAGGAGTCAGATTAATTGACTCTTCACTCCTAAATTTTTCTGGAATATACGCATCCTTATAACAAAATAATTCAAGCTAGAGTAAATTCATCTTTTGTAACTACAAGATTATTACTCTCTTGCTAAGAATTATGGATAATTTACCAATGATCGCTCAACCAGATGCTTTGATTGCAGGGTCAGGATTTCACGATGATTCACATCCAAAACAAACACTGGGAAGTGACTTTGACCACGCTATGATGCGGCGGTGTATAGAACTCGCCCGTCGCGCTTTAGGACGCACTTCCCCAAACCCAATGGTTGGGGCGGTGATTGTCAAAGATGGCGAGATTGTTGGCGAAGGGTTTCATCCGCGTGCTGGTGAGCCGCACGCAGAAGTTTTTGCCCTGAAAGCAGCAGGTGAAAATGCTGGTGGAGCAACGATTTACGTGAGCTTGGAGCCTTGCAATCACTATGGACGTACTCCCCCTTGTTCAGAAGGATTGGTAGCCGCTGGGGTCGCTAAGGTGGTTGTGGGGACGGTTGACCCTAATCCACTTGTTGCAGGTGGTGGTATCGCCCGTCTACGGGCTGCGGGGATAGAGGTTTTGGTGGGAGTCGAAGAGCAAGCTTGTAAAAAGTTAAATGAAGGCTTTATCCACCGCATTCTCCATCATCGACCTTTTGGTATTTTAAAATATGCCATGACTTTAGATGGCAAAATTGCGACGACGACTGGTCATAGTGCTTGGGTGACAAATAAGGATGCTCGCAGTGAAGTTCATCAATTGCGAGCTGGTTGCGATGCGGTGATTGTTGGTGGAAACACAATTAGACAGGATAATCCTTATTTGACTAGCCATCGCGAAGGAGCACATAATCCCCTGCGGGTGGTGATGAGCCGCAGTTTGGATTTACCTCAAAACGCTCGTATCTGGGAAACTGCAGAAGCTCCCACTTTGGTTTTCACAGAAAAAGGAGCTAATCCCGATTTTCAAGAGTTGTTGCGGAACCTGGGAGTGGAAGTGGTGGAGTTAACACCACTCACACCAGATAAAGTGATGGCGTATTTATACGAGCGAGGATTTTGCAGCGTGTTATGGGAGTGCGGTGGTCTTTTAGCTGCTAATGCGATCGCCCAAGGAGCAGTACAAAAAGTTTTTGCTTTTATTGCTCCTAAAATCGTTGGTGGTGCTCATGCTCCTACACCTGTGGGTGACTTAGGTTTGACCTCCATGAGTGAGGCGCTATCCTTGGAACGTGTAGAGATACGGGTAGTTGGTTCTGACTGTTTGGTAGAGGGTTATTTGCCGAGTCATCAGTTATGAGTCATATGAGTCATGAGTCATCAGTTATGACTTTTGACTTTTAGGAATACTGACGTTCTTGAGCCAAATCACGGATCAGTGCTAGCCGAGATTTAACGTAGTCACTGAGAAAATCGCTTTCATGACAATCTAGCAAAGCTTGGGTTTTGATTTGTTTGACCAACCAGTGAACCAAGCTAGCATCATCGAGCTGCAATAGCGTCTTAGTTTGTGTAGTTTCCACTACAGACCAAAGCTGACGCATAACTTTGGGAGTCATTAGACCTCCATTGAAGATAGCCAGTGCTGTTTTCAGGATACACAATTGTGGTAGTAGGTTTTAGTCTTAATGTAGAGGCTGACACAAGTGTTATTAAAAACTTAATATATTGAGTTATAAGTTGATAATCATTCAGGATTAATAGTTTTAAATAATACCTGAACAAAAGTAGTATTGTTTTGCGCTGCATGAGTTTTGACTTTTTGCTTGTGTTGTTCTGCGTCTCAACGTCTACCTGTGCTGTACGTTCGCTTATTTTTCAGATTTTAGACAATTTTGTAAATACTTGTTAAGCACACAATCAATTTTATTTTGATTGAGTAGTGAAACCAAATATGCTGATTGCCCAGTTTGAGAAACTTGGTTTTTTCAAGCTTTACTTTTGTTTACAAATAACCGATGAAGGAGAGCCAACAAAAAAGCTTAGCCTTCAATAATTGATTGGGCACTTTTTATGGCGATCGCAACTTTTACCCAATACAGCCAGCTACTGAAAAGTTATAGTAGAAATTAAAACTAAGCTTCCACGAGATAATGAGTCTACCTCAGCCAATTGGTCGCCAAAAAGAGGTGCTATATCTACCAGCACGGGGGCACTTCGCTGTTTTAGGAACTGCGGGAAGTGGTAAAACAACACTTGCTATTTTGCGATCAGCTTTTCTTGGTAATCCAAGGACTGAACATTGCGGCAAGACGTTGTTAGTCACATTTAATAAAGCGCTTGTAACTTACCTAAAACACCTTCAAGACATCAAACTAGTCAACGTGAAGATCGAGAACTACCATCTCTTTGCGAGGGGATATCTCGCTTTTCGCAATAAAATGTCTCGTTATGCGATTCTCACTCCAGATGATCGCGAGGCTTTAGTGAAGCAAGCGGTAAACAATCTTTCATGGCAGTATAGTTTGCATCCTCTTTTTGATTATCCTGTAGAGCTTTTTTCAGAAGAAATTCGCTGGATAGCACACTATGGTATTACTACTTACGAAGAGTATCAAAATTTGGATGTATCTAGTGATAGAGAAATGCGTTTTAAGGAGGAAGAACGGGAGTTAGTCTTTGAAATCTACCAGACTTACCTAAACCTGCGTCAGCAAAGCGGTAAAAAGTACGACTGGGACGATATAGCGACTACTGTTTGTGAAGAATTCGATGCAGATACATCAAAACGTTTATATAAGCACATCGTAATTGATGAGGGTCAGGACTTTTCGCCACAAATGATTCGCTCCCTTGCCTCGGCTATTCCTGCAGATGGTTCACTGACGTTCTTTGGAGATGTAGCACAGCAAATATATGGACATCGTATATCTTGGCGAGATGCAGGACTTGATATCCGACAAGTTTGGGAATTTAAACAAAATTACCGGAACACCAAACAAATTGCTAAACTTGGACTTGCTATCTCAAAAATGCCTTATTTTAAAGGTGTCCCCGATTTAGTGGAACCAGTTTCACCACCTGCTGACGGTGCGTTACCAACAATCGTTGAATTTTCTTCTCCTGACCAGGAAATACTGTTTGTCGTGAGCGAGGCTATAGCGCTAGCTAGAATGCAAAGCGTGGCAATTCTTTTTCGCGATCGCCAAGATGAAAAACTTATCGGACAATATTTACCAAAAGGAACTATCCGTCTGCATCGAGAGATGACAACTTGGCAAGCCGGGGCTGGTATTAGATATGGAACTTATCATTCAGCAAAAGGTCTTGAATTCGACGCAGTTATTTTGCCATTTTGTAATAATAAGAAATTACCAGACCCCGAAGCAGTAGAAGCTTTCGGTGAACCAGATGCAAGCGCCCAAGATGGAAGATTATTGTATGTTGGTGTTACCCGCGCTAAAACACGGCTGATTATAACGTACTGCGGTGAAATTACTAGTCTTTTACCAAGTGATACCAGCCTTTACGAGAGGGTGAAAAGATGATTGATTCGATTAAGCGTGAAGCTGAACGTCGCAGTATAACACGTCTTTGTCATTTTACCCCATCGCGCAACCTCGTTCATATTTTGACAGGTGAAACGGGAATACTGGCAACAAAACATTTACAAAAAAATGAGCGCAGTGTTTTTACACAAACCGATTTAGAGCGACTAGATAGGCATGAAGGATACATATGTTGTTCAATTCAATATCCCAATGCTTGGTATTTTGATAAGGCGAAATCAAAGGATATTCTATTCAAAGATTGGGTTGTACTGTTTATCAACCCTAAGTACCTTTGGATGTCTGGTACTCGTTTCTGTCCACGCAATGCTGCATCGGGTTATGGTAGAGGTATTGTTGAGGGTGAACAGGGGTTTAAAGCTATTTTTGCTGATGCTATTCCTGGAGCCTATGGAATAACTAGAAAGCGATCACCTAATCACTTAGTTTGCTGTCCAACAGATGATCAAGCAGAGGTACTAATACCTGACCAAATTGGAATATCTGACATTTTAGCGATTGCAGTACCAAGTGAAACGCAGGCAAAAAACGAAGCAGTACGCCTTGACATCCTGGGTATTTCTGAAGATAAATACAAATTCGTAGTAGCACCAGATTTATTTAATAAATACAATTTAAGCAACTTGATTCGCTCAGGAAAAAGACCAGATGAAAGACCTTGGAAAGTCGGGGAGGAACTATGATTAGTAATGAACAGCACCTACATACAATCTCCCTTATGACAAAAGGACAAGGTGCATTTCTTGGCGCAGCTGTTGGTGATGCGTTGGGATGGTCTCAAGAACCAGAAGCTAAGAGAATTGATAAAAAGACTTCTTCTCCAGCAGAAATTTTAGATAATGGATTCCAACAATGGGTGCGGAAGTCAGGGGGGCAATACTACCCTCATCACGAAGTTATTCTTGCTGGTGAATATAGTGACGATACGCAGCTAATTCTTTGTACTGCCAGAAGCTTACTTTATGGCGCACGGTGGTGGCACCATTTCACTAAGCGGGAATTACCAATTTGGACTTCTTACGAACGTGGTGGAGGAGGAGCAACAAAACGATCAGCGCAGCAATGGCTTGCAGGAATAGAGCCTTGGTCTTCTCCTGATAAGGAGAAAAAGCGATATTTTGGTGCTGGTGGAAATGGTGTGGCGATGCGAATATTGCCTCATTGTTTGTTAGGTGCGACAGAAACTAATTTTGAAAACATTGCGAAAAATATTGTTGCTAATGGTGTTACAACTCACGGACACCCCAGAGCTTTGGTGGGTGGGCTTGCTTACGGTTTTGCCATTTGGGTAGCATTACGAGAGACGAATACTTTGCAATACGGTGCAATTCTTGAAAAAGTTTTATCTGAAGTTAATTATTGGTCTGTTTTACCAGATTTAAATGATATTTGCCCGAGTTGGAAAAATTCAGCTTTCCAAACAACTGATGGACAATATGACGATTCTTGGCAACACACTATTAAGGAGATGTTGCAACTTCTTGAGTTATGCCAAGAGGGAATGAAGCAAGGAGCGCTCTCGATTGAGCGAGAAGTTCTTACTAAACTTGGATGCTTTAATAAAAGTGTCAAAGGAGCAGGAACGGTAAGTGCTGCGGCTGCCATATTTCTGGCATCGCGTTTTGCCGCAAATCCGTTCTATGGTCTTTTAGAAGCAGGATTCGCTCACGGTGCTGACACTGATACGATTGCGTCAATGACTGGTGGAATTCTTGGTGCTATAGCGGGAATTGAATGGCTAGGAAATTACGCAGTAAAAGTTCAAGATGCAAACTATATCCGAGATATAGGAGAACATTTAGCCAGAAACCAAGGCGATTCACAAACTCAACAAGCAGATAATTTCACAATTCAGAAAACGCATCTAGATGCTTTCGTAAAACAAATCGAAGTGTCAAAACCTGCTGATAGTATATTGATTCCAGATGGAAGAAAAGCCCAAATATCAGCTTCTGTAAATCATCAGTCTATATCTAAATCAACTGTGGCGAAATCGTGGAAACTGACTACTGCTGAAGGTCAGTCTTTATATGTCAAAAAGCTTTCACGCCCTAAAAACAACACAGAAATTAACTCTCAGTTAAAATCTATTAGTGTCTCTGAACAGAATTTTGAATTCCAACAAGTTAATATTCTCCATGTAGGAATTGAAATTCCAGTTAGCAATTTGGATAAATCTCGTTTTTTCTATGAAAAAGTTTTAGGGATTCAAGTAGAACAAGAATCAAAGTTGTTGGTAAGATGTGGGAGTATTGTATTAATTAATATAGAATATTATAAGAAAAGACATGGCTTTTCTTCAGGGACTACTAAAGCACCTACTACTCACACGATTGACCTTGAAGTTGAATCACTCGATGAAGCTTATAATAATGTGAGCAAAGTAGAAGCAAAAATTGTAAAAGATATTTCAAAAAACCATGAAAGACGTTACTTTTATTGTCTTGACCCTGATGAGAATCAAATTAGAATTTTTGAAGTAAAGTTTTAATCAAAAATTACAAACTTTATGGCGCTTCATTTTGGCTTCGCTAACAATGTTCTCTCCAAAGGATAAAGCTCCCACTATTTTTTCTTAAGAAAACTTCTTCTTATGCTCATCCCACCAACCAGTGATTAACTCTTTGGCAACACTACGAAAAGGAAATATACTAGACAGCGGCTGGGATTGACAATAGTTCGCCACCTGCCAAAGTTGCATGGCGGTACTATTTGGGCAGAAAGTAATCTTTCGCGTGAGGCTACCGCTGATGATCGTACAGGCGAATTCTGACTCAGGTATGATGGGCAATCTACCTCTAAGCTGACAGAATCGCAGTATATGGCGTGATAATAAAGCCATACAAAGGATGAACAGTCATGATTAAATCGTGGATGGTGATTGGGGGAGTCGCTTTTGTAGTAGCGTTGGGTGCTAACATTATTACTCCAGGCGATCGCAAATGGTTCAAACGTCTGCAACGACCGAGATGGCTCACTTTTGAAGCAGCGATTCCAGTTATTTGGACTATTATATTTATTTGCGGTGCTTGGTCTGCTTATATTGTTTGGGAACAGAACCCAGGAACCACCCCAACTTGGGTGCGCATGGGATTGTATCTACTTCTGGAAATTCTGACTATTGCGTATACCCCTGTCATGTTCCGGCTTCGCAGTCTTAAAGCTGGTACGATTCTCGGCGGCGCGGGTTTTATTGTAGGCATTATATTAACACTTGCCGTTTTACCTGTTTCTGGTTGGGCAGCACTACTCCTGGTTCCTTACTTGCTTTGGAGTCCAATAGGAACATATACCACTTGGGCAATGGTTCGACTGAATCCTCAAGATGCTTAAAACAGTGAACAGTGAACAGTAAACAGTGATAACTAATAACTGATAACTGGTTGAAATATTCCAACCTACGGTTGATTAAACCCAGATGCCAAATTGTGACAATTGCCTTAAATAGATTGACAAAATTATCAAAAAGTGCGTTAACTATGATTCAATCTTGGATGGTAATTGGGGCTGTGACTTTTGCGATCGCAGTTGGTACCTTTTTCATCACGCCTCGTGATGTTAAGTGGTTTGCACAGTTAACTCGCCCCAGGTGGTTGGTTTTTGAGCCGCTGATTCCGTTGATCTGGACTGTTGTATTTGTTTGCGGTGCTGCTTCTGCCAATATTGTTTGGCAAAAAAATCCAGGAAGTTTGATAACTTGGCTCCTGATGGGTTCATTTGTTCTACTAGAAATTATTACCATCTCATACATTCCAGCAATGCTTAGATGGCGGAGTCTTAGAATTGGGGAAATTCTTGGATCAGTTGGTGTGATTTTAGGTGTACTGCTGACACTCTCTGTTTTGCCGATTTCTAAATTGGCAGCGTTGCTACTTCTGCCATACTTGGCTTGGAGTCCAGTGGGAACCTACACAACCGAGGAATTAATCCAGCTTAATCCTAAAGATGCGTAGGTGCGTTATCTATACAATGCGTCCGTAGCGTGCTACCACAGGATTATTTGGATTGGCTTCATTATTCAGCCAAGCCCACATCTGATCTCCTAGGGAAAAATGCCACCATTCTCTTGGATTGCGTTGAAATCCAGCTTTTTCCATAATTAAGCACAATAGCTGGCGATTGTCATGATATTGCTGTGCGAGTGGATCAGAAGAATTAGCAAAGTAGTCTGGATGCGATCGCTCTGACATTTCATCTATCGGCGAACCCATCTCTACAATTTCCCCGGTATCATCTACTAGTGTCACATCCACAGCTGCACCCGTACTATGAGGAGGCGGAGTTTTTTCATCCAGACTAGGTTCAGCCCAAATTTTATAAACCTCCTCCCAGATGGCTTGACTTTTGTCTGGGGATAGTTCATCTGTAGTAAGTCCCGCCATTTGCAAAGCTTCGCCAAAAGCGTAATTCACCATAAACTTTTGCACAGCCACAGGACGATAACCATCAAAAATTTGCAGACGCCAGTGGGGACGCAGCAGCTGGAGGTAATTTTGGGCTGATATTAAGTTCTCAACAACGCTTTCGCGAAGAAAATAAGGAGAGTGTTCACCATAAGGTGCACCCAATTTTTTATAAGGATGAGGAGATTCCACCGCGAACAGTTCTAAAGGAATCTCCACTAACATTTCACCACATTCGATTATTGGTATTTTATGATAAGGTCTCATTCGTGATGTTGACAGCAAGATGACTGTTTTGTTGATGTTCTTGAGGCTTCCGGAACTGGATCGTAGCCACCCGGATGAAACGGATGACACCGCAAGATACGCCGAATTGCCAACCAACTACCGCGCCAGACTCCAAAACGTTCAATTGCTTCAATAGCATACATTGAACAAGTTGGTTGAAAACGACAAGTCGGGAGAAATAGCGGCGAGATAAACATTCGGTAAAAGCGAATCAGCAAAATCAATAATAATTTCATTGCTGTCACCTAGATCTAATAAAGTAGTAACAACAGTTATACTTATCCATTTTGTTGTATCGTTGCTGAATTCATTTTTTGATTTACAGTCTATTCCTCCTGTGTGGGTACAAAGTGCCGCCGTTGCAATTTGGGTGTTACTCATGCTAATTCTTGCATGGGTAGTGAATCGCGCCGCCAGTAAAGATCCAGAAGTTATACGGAAAATAGTTCACATTGGCACAGGTAATGTGATTCTGTTGGCTTGGTGGCTAGATATTCCCCCAATTGTAGGTATTACGGCTTCGATTGTAGCGAGTGTAGTGACCTTATTGTCCTACCAATTTCCGATTCTGCCTGGTATTAATAGCGTTGGACGCAAAAGTTTCGGGACATTTTTCTATGCCGTTAGTATTGGTGTTCTCATAGCCTGGTTTTGGACACTGCAAAAACCTCACTATGCTGTACTCGGAATTTTAGTTATGACGTGGGGAGATGGATTAGCAGCTTTGGTAGGACAGAAAATAGGTCAAAATAAATACAATGTTTTTGGGAGACAAAAAAGTTGGGAAGGTTCCCTGACAATGGCTGTCGTGAGTTTTATTATCAGTAGTTCAATTTTAGTGAGTGTACAAGGGAACCTTTGGCAAACTTGGCTGATATCTTTAACGGTTGCTCTAGTCGCTACTGGCTTAGAAGTAGTTTCGTTTCTTGGTATTGATAATTTGACAGTTCCTATAGGTAGTGCAGCGCTGGCTTATGTTTTAAGCCAGTTGATGGCAAATGGGTAATAAAACCAGTAAACAGTGATAACTGATAACTGTTCACTGTTTACTGTTTACTGTTAAAGGTTGAGAAATATCAACACATCATCAATCAGTAATCGTAGCGCCCGTGACGGTTATATCTGTAAGGGTTACGATATATGTCACGGTCATAAATGTACTCAGGATGGTATTGTCTATCTTGATAATATCTGTTGTAATCATTATGTCGTCTACGGTAATCAATGTACTGTGGATGGTATCCACGACGGTAGTAAGATCTGTTGCTTTGTGAGCAAGGTCTACGATGACGGTAAGATCGACGAGTCTTGTAATGATGACGGTGTTTATGATGTTTTAGTTGTTCAGTGTCAGTCTCCCAATCTGTTTGAGTTGACAAATTATCTTCAACCTGAGCAACTTGTGTTCCTAATTCCTCGTAGTTTAACTGTGTTTTAATTCCTTTTTGGACTGATGCTGTGGCTACCTCTAATCCAAGACAACTGGGTAATAGTAAAGCACTAATTACGAATTTCCAAAACATTGTTTCACATTCCTTATTTCTTGTTCCCTAGCAAAACTAGGGAATGTCTACTGTGAGACTTTGGTTGAAAAAAGGATTTACGCAGTGAAACGAAAAATGAAGGCTGATTCTGCTGAAGGATAACAAAGCCTCTATAAATGCAATACCATCCGCCCAGGATGAAGGGAGTTCTTGGTGAGCGCTATCTTGATTTTTGGAAAAATTTTTATAAACAATAAAAATTTACAGCAATTCTATTTCATTTGTGTGAAAGTGCCTGCGCCTAAGCCTAAAGCGTTCTGCAGGCATACGCATAGTCACTTTGGAGAAACTAAAAGTCAGGGCATAAATTCACTCGTATTGCCGGATAAGAGGCGAAATGCCTACACTTACCCAAGCAATAGAATAAAAGTGGTTTTTAGCACCCACCGTAGTTTTGGCAGTAGCAATAATGATTCGTGAAAATAGCTCCCCGACTTCAAGTTAGAAGCCGGGGAGCTTGTTTTTTCAAAACTTTTTTCTTGCCTTGATACCTTCTGCAGTATGCCTCATGCCTTGGAAGGAGTGTCAGATAGGAGTATGTCACACATTTCTTTACCAAATGTCTGCTGTCTTCTTGTTATAAGGGTCTCCTGTAAATGGTTGTACGCCAGTATTGGGATATGCATCGTCTGACGGTGCAAAAATACGCATCGCAGCCTCAGAAATGTATTGGGTGACTTTAGCAAGTATTTCGGAGATAGCCATAATATCAAACCCCCATTTTTGTTATCGCTTCACTTGCGATATGTCTTCTAATATATCTACTCTAGTTCTTCACATTCTCTTTGGTTGCGATTGGCAATATATCTATATTTTCTGCAATAATCAGTGATATATAGTTGCAATACTTTAGATTAAAAAAACAGTTCAATAAACAATCAAGGATAAGGGAATAAAAGTGTCAGTCAGATGATTTTTTATCTTTCATCCTCCGTTCGGCATAGTTTGACATTTCACTTCACTCTTTTAGGGATACTATTATTAATAATAAGTATAACTATTAAAATTCATTAAATATTTTACTAAACTAATAATATAGTAGTCGTCAAAACTCTAGTTCCAAGCACTTTCTGATAGCGCTCTTTCAATAGTTGACATTATTTATGGTAAAATTTACCATAAGTCAAAGAAGTATTCTTCTAAGGGCGCTATGTCATGACTAGTTTCCCAAGTTGGAACCATGCATCTACAAACAATCAGCAACAGCAGAACACACAGAATCAAGAACTGACACTTTCTACTATTGATAACAGCCTGCTGACAGACCTTTACCAGTTGACAATGGCGGCTTGTTATGCGGGGGAAGGTGTAGAACAACGATGGGCAAGCTTTGAGTTGTTTGTCAGACGTTTGCCAGAGAATTTTGGCTATTTGATAGCTATGGGGCTGGC
This portion of the Brasilonema sennae CENA114 genome encodes:
- a CDS encoding diacylglycerol/polyprenol kinase family protein produces the protein MLNSFFDLQSIPPVWVQSAAVAIWVLLMLILAWVVNRAASKDPEVIRKIVHIGTGNVILLAWWLDIPPIVGITASIVASVVTLLSYQFPILPGINSVGRKSFGTFFYAVSIGVLIAWFWTLQKPHYAVLGILVMTWGDGLAALVGQKIGQNKYNVFGRQKSWEGSLTMAVVSFIISSSILVSVQGNLWQTWLISLTVALVATGLEVVSFLGIDNLTVPIGSAALAYVLSQLMANG
- a CDS encoding DarT ssDNA thymidine ADP-ribosyltransferase family protein, whose protein sequence is MIDSIKREAERRSITRLCHFTPSRNLVHILTGETGILATKHLQKNERSVFTQTDLERLDRHEGYICCSIQYPNAWYFDKAKSKDILFKDWVVLFINPKYLWMSGTRFCPRNAASGYGRGIVEGEQGFKAIFADAIPGAYGITRKRSPNHLVCCPTDDQAEVLIPDQIGISDILAIAVPSETQAKNEAVRLDILGISEDKYKFVVAPDLFNKYNLSNLIRSGKRPDERPWKVGEEL
- a CDS encoding M15 family metallopeptidase, whose product is MRPYHKIPIIECGEMLVEIPLELFAVESPHPYKKLGAPYGEHSPYFLRESVVENLISAQNYLQLLRPHWRLQIFDGYRPVAVQKFMVNYAFGEALQMAGLTTDELSPDKSQAIWEEVYKIWAEPSLDEKTPPPHSTGAAVDVTLVDDTGEIVEMGSPIDEMSERSHPDYFANSSDPLAQQYHDNRQLLCLIMEKAGFQRNPREWWHFSLGDQMWAWLNNEANPNNPVVARYGRIV
- the yidD gene encoding membrane protein insertion efficiency factor YidD, with protein sequence MKLLLILLIRFYRMFISPLFLPTCRFQPTCSMYAIEAIERFGVWRGSWLAIRRILRCHPFHPGGYDPVPEASRTSTKQSSCCQHHE
- a CDS encoding TspO/MBR family protein, whose amino-acid sequence is MIQSWMVIGAVTFAIAVGTFFITPRDVKWFAQLTRPRWLVFEPLIPLIWTVVFVCGAASANIVWQKNPGSLITWLLMGSFVLLEIITISYIPAMLRWRSLRIGEILGSVGVILGVLLTLSVLPISKLAALLLLPYLAWSPVGTYTTEELIQLNPKDA
- a CDS encoding ADP-ribosylglycohydrolase family protein; this encodes MISNEQHLHTISLMTKGQGAFLGAAVGDALGWSQEPEAKRIDKKTSSPAEILDNGFQQWVRKSGGQYYPHHEVILAGEYSDDTQLILCTARSLLYGARWWHHFTKRELPIWTSYERGGGGATKRSAQQWLAGIEPWSSPDKEKKRYFGAGGNGVAMRILPHCLLGATETNFENIAKNIVANGVTTHGHPRALVGGLAYGFAIWVALRETNTLQYGAILEKVLSEVNYWSVLPDLNDICPSWKNSAFQTTDGQYDDSWQHTIKEMLQLLELCQEGMKQGALSIEREVLTKLGCFNKSVKGAGTVSAAAAIFLASRFAANPFYGLLEAGFAHGADTDTIASMTGGILGAIAGIEWLGNYAVKVQDANYIRDIGEHLARNQGDSQTQQADNFTIQKTHLDAFVKQIEVSKPADSILIPDGRKAQISASVNHQSISKSTVAKSWKLTTAEGQSLYVKKLSRPKNNTEINSQLKSISVSEQNFEFQQVNILHVGIEIPVSNLDKSRFFYEKVLGIQVEQESKLLVRCGSIVLINIEYYKKRHGFSSGTTKAPTTHTIDLEVESLDEAYNNVSKVEAKIVKDISKNHERRYFYCLDPDENQIRIFEVKF
- a CDS encoding TspO/MBR family protein; amino-acid sequence: MIKSWMVIGGVAFVVALGANIITPGDRKWFKRLQRPRWLTFEAAIPVIWTIIFICGAWSAYIVWEQNPGTTPTWVRMGLYLLLEILTIAYTPVMFRLRSLKAGTILGGAGFIVGIILTLAVLPVSGWAALLLVPYLLWSPIGTYTTWAMVRLNPQDA